A genomic window from Candidatus Dormiibacterota bacterium includes:
- a CDS encoding NAD(P)/FAD-dependent oxidoreductase yields the protein MTAPETPARVVVLGGGFGGLYAARALRRAPVRLTVVDRRNHHLFQPLLYQVATAALNPSDIAMPIRRILRRQKNATVILGEATAIDVEARKVLLADGEVPYDFLIVATGAAHSYFGHDDWAPFAPGLKTIEDALAIRRRILLAFEAAERETDPARRRGWLTFVVVGGGPTGVEMAGAVAEIGRHILRRDFRSIDPGSARVVLVEAGPRILGTFDARLSEKAKRALERLGSEVVTGSPVTAIDATGVTLGGRRIDSRNVLWAAGVAASPIARSLGVPLDRAGRVAVKADLTLPGHPEVFVIGDLASLQQDGRPVPGVAPAAIQMGRHAARNILRALGGRPLEAFRYRDKGSLATIGRAAAVAQFGRILLSGFVAWLAWLLIHISFLIGFRNRLVVMLEWTWLYVRYESGARLITGETGPLLNRDTASRR from the coding sequence ATGACCGCCCCGGAGACACCCGCCCGCGTCGTCGTCCTCGGCGGCGGCTTCGGCGGCCTCTACGCCGCCCGGGCGCTCCGGCGCGCCCCGGTGCGCCTGACGGTCGTCGATCGCCGCAACCACCATCTGTTCCAGCCGCTGCTCTACCAGGTCGCCACGGCGGCGCTGAACCCGAGCGACATCGCCATGCCGATCCGGCGGATCCTGCGGCGCCAGAAGAACGCCACGGTCATCCTCGGCGAAGCGACCGCCATCGACGTCGAGGCGCGCAAGGTTCTCCTGGCGGACGGCGAGGTGCCGTACGACTTCCTGATCGTGGCCACCGGGGCGGCCCACTCCTACTTCGGGCACGACGACTGGGCGCCGTTCGCACCGGGGCTGAAGACGATCGAGGACGCGCTCGCGATCCGCAGACGGATCCTGCTCGCCTTCGAAGCAGCCGAGCGCGAGACCGACCCCGCAAGACGCCGCGGCTGGCTGACCTTCGTCGTGGTCGGGGGCGGCCCGACCGGCGTGGAGATGGCCGGGGCCGTGGCCGAGATCGGACGGCACATCCTGCGCCGGGACTTCCGCAGCATCGACCCGGGGTCGGCCCGGGTCGTCCTGGTCGAAGCGGGACCGCGCATCCTGGGGACGTTCGACGCGCGCCTGTCGGAGAAGGCCAAGAGGGCCCTCGAGCGCCTCGGCTCGGAAGTCGTCACGGGGTCGCCCGTCACCGCGATCGACGCGACCGGCGTGACGCTCGGCGGGAGACGGATCGATTCGCGCAACGTCCTGTGGGCCGCGGGCGTGGCCGCGTCACCGATCGCGCGATCGCTCGGCGTTCCGCTCGATCGCGCCGGGCGCGTCGCGGTCAAGGCGGACCTGACGCTGCCGGGCCATCCCGAGGTCTTCGTGATCGGCGACCTGGCGTCGCTGCAGCAGGACGGCCGACCGGTCCCGGGAGTGGCCCCCGCCGCCATCCAGATGGGGCGTCACGCGGCGCGCAACATCCTGCGCGCGCTCGGCGGCCGTCCGCTCGAAGCGTTCCGTTACCGCGACAAGGGCTCCCTGGCGACCATCGGCCGGGCGGCGGCGGTGGCGCAATTCGGCCGGATCCTCCTGTCGGGCTTCGTGGCCTGGCTGGCCTGGCTCCTGATCCACATCTCCTTCCTGATCGGCTTCCGCAACCGGCTGGTCGTGATGCTGGAGTGGACGTGGCTGTACGTGCGCTACGAGAGCGGCGCCCGCCTCATCACCGGCGAGACCGGCCCCCTCCTCAATCGCGATACAGCCAGCCGGCGATGA
- the fae gene encoding formaldehyde-activating enzyme, which translates to MPDRIRIRFGEAMGEGSQDWLWTEPEIVIGEMDGPVGQAFATIMGQSAGFSRFFCLVDGGKMVKPATIMVPKVQLKKMADVMVYGGPVQAGIADGVLDAVEAGIIPKNKAESLCIISLVWVDPRLSDMKDADFNELYRNNRSAMKEAIQKALRGKPSVQDLLKEDRSMPRHMYFNREKKKWILD; encoded by the coding sequence ATGCCTGATCGGATCAGGATCCGCTTCGGAGAGGCGATGGGGGAAGGCAGCCAGGACTGGCTGTGGACCGAGCCGGAGATCGTGATCGGCGAGATGGATGGTCCGGTCGGCCAGGCGTTCGCGACGATCATGGGACAGAGCGCCGGCTTCTCGCGCTTCTTCTGCCTGGTGGACGGCGGTAAGATGGTGAAGCCGGCGACCATCATGGTGCCCAAGGTGCAGCTGAAGAAGATGGCGGACGTGATGGTCTACGGCGGCCCCGTCCAGGCCGGCATCGCCGACGGCGTGCTCGACGCCGTGGAGGCCGGAATCATCCCGAAGAACAAGGCCGAGAGCCTGTGCATCATCTCCCTGGTGTGGGTCGACCCGCGCCTGTCGGACATGAAGGATGCCGACTTCAACGAGCTCTACCGCAACAACCGCTCCGCCATGAAAGAGGCGATCCAGAAGGCGCTCCGGGGAAAGCCTTCCGTGCAGGACCTCCTCAAGGAAGATCGCTCGATGCCGCGCCACATGTACTTCAACCGCGAGAAGAAGAAGTGGATTCTCGACTAG
- a CDS encoding S9 family peptidase: MRSPAASPVRSLVLLLLACAAVPAVSRAEEAAHPFSVHDMIAMERLAGPQPSPDGSQVVFTRRVYDAEANKNYTNLFIVAIDGGEPRRLTSAHAADTSPRWSPDGRTIAFVSDRGGSSQIWTIDPSGGEARQATDLPVDVDNVEWSPDGSRLAFSAEVYPDCPNLACTAGRDKGKSDDPVKARVYTRLMFRHWDAWDEGKRNHIFVGRIRGGEPVDVMKGADADSPTKPFGGTEEFAWSPDGKSIAFTSKMAKNPAWSTDTNIYLAAVDGGGYRCLTCANEAADTQPAFSPDGRTLAYLAMSRPMYEADRQRVALYDLAAGKGRVLTEAWDRSADSVAWSADGKRLFVLAEETARRKIFGVDPAGGKASVVVGDHYNSDLAVTSRGRLVYAQDSLTSPAEIVTCHSDGTDARALTRVNAARLQAAQMSRPEEFWFKGALDEKVHGWLFKPVGFQEGRKYPLAFLVHGGPQGSWEDHFHYRWNPQAYAGAGYAVITINFHGSTGFGQAFTDAIRKNWGGAPYDDLMKGLDYALATYPFLDASRMGALGASYGGYMINWIAGHTDRFKCLVTHDGEFDTRTSYYTTEELWFPEWEQGGLPWETGTTHETWSPALYVSSWKTPTLVVHGARDFRLPETEGFSVFTALQRRGIPSKLLYFPDENHWVLKAKNSILWHDTVIGWLDEWLKKR; encoded by the coding sequence ATGAGATCCCCCGCTGCTTCACCCGTCCGCTCCCTGGTCCTGCTCCTCCTCGCCTGCGCCGCCGTCCCCGCGGTGAGCCGCGCCGAGGAGGCGGCACATCCGTTCTCGGTCCACGACATGATCGCGATGGAGCGGCTGGCGGGTCCGCAGCCCTCCCCCGACGGGAGCCAGGTCGTGTTCACGCGCCGGGTCTACGACGCGGAGGCGAACAAGAACTACACGAATCTCTTCATCGTGGCGATCGACGGCGGCGAGCCGCGGCGGCTGACCAGCGCCCATGCGGCCGACACCTCGCCGCGCTGGTCGCCGGACGGCAGGACGATCGCCTTCGTCTCCGATCGCGGCGGCTCCTCGCAGATCTGGACCATCGATCCGTCCGGCGGGGAGGCGCGGCAGGCGACGGACCTGCCGGTGGACGTCGACAACGTGGAGTGGTCCCCGGACGGGTCGCGGCTGGCGTTCTCGGCCGAGGTGTACCCGGACTGCCCGAACCTGGCGTGCACGGCCGGACGCGACAAGGGGAAGAGCGACGACCCGGTCAAGGCGCGCGTCTACACGCGTCTGATGTTCCGGCACTGGGACGCCTGGGACGAGGGGAAGCGCAATCACATCTTCGTCGGGCGGATCCGGGGCGGGGAGCCGGTCGATGTCATGAAGGGGGCCGATGCGGACAGTCCGACGAAGCCGTTCGGCGGGACGGAGGAGTTCGCCTGGTCTCCCGACGGCAAGTCGATCGCGTTCACCTCCAAGATGGCGAAGAACCCGGCCTGGTCCACCGACACCAACATCTATCTCGCGGCGGTCGACGGCGGAGGCTACCGCTGCCTGACTTGCGCCAACGAAGCGGCCGACACGCAGCCGGCCTTCTCTCCCGACGGCAGGACCCTGGCGTACCTGGCGATGTCCCGGCCGATGTACGAGGCGGACCGCCAGCGCGTCGCTCTCTACGATCTGGCCGCGGGGAAGGGGCGCGTCCTCACCGAGGCCTGGGACCGCTCGGCCGACTCGGTCGCCTGGTCGGCGGACGGAAAGCGGCTGTTCGTCCTCGCCGAGGAGACGGCGCGCAGGAAGATCTTCGGCGTCGATCCGGCAGGCGGCAAGGCCAGCGTCGTGGTGGGAGATCACTACAACTCCGATCTGGCCGTGACCTCGCGCGGCCGGCTGGTCTACGCGCAGGACTCCCTCACCTCTCCCGCCGAGATCGTCACGTGCCATTCCGACGGCACCGACGCGCGGGCGTTGACCCGCGTGAACGCGGCGCGGCTGCAGGCTGCGCAGATGAGCCGGCCGGAGGAGTTCTGGTTCAAGGGGGCCCTGGATGAGAAGGTGCACGGATGGCTGTTCAAACCGGTCGGCTTCCAGGAGGGGCGCAAGTACCCCCTGGCGTTCCTCGTGCACGGCGGACCGCAGGGATCCTGGGAGGACCATTTCCATTACCGCTGGAACCCGCAGGCCTACGCCGGGGCGGGCTACGCCGTGATCACGATCAATTTCCACGGCAGCACCGGGTTCGGTCAGGCGTTCACCGACGCCATCAGGAAGAACTGGGGCGGCGCGCCCTATGACGATCTGATGAAAGGGCTGGACTACGCCCTGGCGACCTACCCGTTCCTCGACGCCTCACGGATGGGGGCGCTGGGCGCTTCGTACGGCGGCTACATGATCAACTGGATCGCCGGCCACACCGATCGCTTCAAGTGCCTGGTCACCCACGACGGCGAGTTCGATACCCGCACCTCCTACTACACGACGGAGGAGCTGTGGTTCCCGGAGTGGGAGCAGGGCGGCCTGCCGTGGGAGACGGGAACGACGCACGAGACATGGTCTCCCGCCCTCTACGTCTCCAGCTGGAAGACGCCGACGCTGGTCGTGCACGGCGCCAGAGACTTCCGGCTGCCCGAGACCGAAGGGTTCTCCGTCTTCACCGCCCTGCAGCGCCGGGGGATCCCTTCGAAGCTGCTCTACTTTCCCGACGAGAACCACTGGGTGCTGAAGGCGAAGAACAGCATTCTGTGGCACGACACGGTGATCGGCTGGCTCGACGAGTGGCTGAAGAAACGTTGA
- a CDS encoding homoserine dehydrogenase, producing the protein MDRRHVRLGFAGFGNVGRALARLLLERRDEIGRRHHLTFETTLLASGRRGAWVEPGGIDLEAALRDGWSSPGRLPDALRDAPVDLLFETTPLEPRTGEPALSHVRTALEQGMSVVTANKGPVALAARDLFAIARRTGAGFRFESAVADCLPVFNLVEAAVPVGRIVRCRGVLNSTSNHVLQAVSLGRPADDAVAEMRRLGLAEADPSHDLEGWDQAVKIVILANVLMGRNLKPPDVERTPLASVDPAWLRGETRAGRTVRLIAEAALDGPARVRAEGMSPGDFLASLPGVSLGLTLDTELAGTINVSIVEPHVEQTAYGMLADLVAIRQGRRLVPTPLLS; encoded by the coding sequence ATGGACCGTCGTCACGTCCGTCTCGGGTTCGCGGGGTTCGGGAACGTCGGCCGCGCCCTGGCGCGTCTCCTTCTGGAGCGGCGCGACGAGATCGGCAGGCGGCACCATCTGACGTTCGAGACGACGCTCCTCGCGAGCGGCCGCCGCGGTGCTTGGGTCGAGCCCGGGGGGATCGATCTCGAAGCGGCGCTGCGCGACGGCTGGTCGTCGCCCGGCCGGCTGCCGGACGCGCTGCGCGATGCTCCCGTCGATCTTCTGTTCGAGACGACGCCTTTGGAGCCGAGGACCGGCGAGCCCGCCTTGTCGCACGTGCGCACGGCGCTCGAACAGGGGATGTCGGTCGTCACGGCCAACAAGGGACCGGTCGCCCTGGCGGCGCGCGACCTCTTCGCGATCGCGCGGCGCACGGGCGCGGGGTTCCGCTTCGAGTCGGCCGTGGCGGATTGCCTGCCGGTGTTCAATCTGGTCGAGGCGGCGGTGCCGGTGGGACGGATCGTGCGCTGCCGGGGTGTTCTCAACTCGACCAGCAACCACGTGCTGCAGGCCGTGAGCCTGGGCCGGCCGGCCGACGATGCCGTCGCCGAGATGCGGCGTCTGGGTCTCGCCGAGGCCGATCCGTCGCACGATCTGGAGGGCTGGGACCAGGCCGTGAAGATCGTCATCCTGGCGAACGTCCTGATGGGTCGAAACCTGAAGCCGCCGGACGTCGAGCGCACCCCCCTGGCCTCGGTCGACCCGGCCTGGCTGCGCGGCGAGACCCGGGCCGGCCGGACGGTGCGACTGATCGCGGAGGCGGCGCTCGATGGACCGGCGCGCGTGCGCGCGGAGGGGATGTCGCCGGGGGATTTTCTGGCGTCGCTCCCGGGCGTGTCTCTGGGCCTGACGCTCGACACCGAGCTGGCCGGGACGATCAACGTGTCGATCGTGGAGCCGCACGTCGAGCAGACCGCCTACGGCATGCTGGCCGACCTGGTCGCCATCCGTCAGGGACGACGGCTCGTCCCGACGCCGCTTCTGTCCTAG
- a CDS encoding 4a-hydroxytetrahydrobiopterin dehydratase: protein MPEKLPVIPDQEITIRLEKELPGWKLEDGWLRRKYSTDGWPTTLMLVNAIGFLSEAAYHHPDLEVTWGKVWVKLKTHASGGITERDLALAKEIEKHALWRPGKGSVLEGSPNKFVFSK from the coding sequence ATGCCTGAAAAGCTTCCGGTCATCCCGGACCAGGAGATCACGATTCGTCTGGAGAAGGAGCTTCCCGGCTGGAAGCTGGAGGACGGCTGGCTGCGCCGCAAGTACAGCACGGACGGCTGGCCGACCACGCTGATGCTGGTCAACGCCATCGGCTTTCTCAGCGAGGCGGCCTACCACCATCCGGACCTCGAGGTCACCTGGGGGAAGGTCTGGGTCAAGCTGAAGACGCACGCCTCGGGCGGCATCACCGAGAGGGACCTGGCACTCGCGAAGGAGATCGAGAAGCACGCCCTCTGGCGGCCGGGCAAGGGTTCGGTGCTGGAGGGATCGCCGAACAAGTTCGTGTTCAGCAAGTAG
- a CDS encoding carboxymuconolactone decarboxylase family protein, with the protein MTKVPGWYKDQKKKYPEVFRSYESLGDACRKAGPIDDKTAALVKLAIAVGTRHEGAVHSHTRRSIEAGASIDECRHVVLLSLTTIGFPAMMAALSWVEDVAKDAS; encoded by the coding sequence GCTGGTACAAGGATCAGAAGAAGAAATACCCCGAGGTGTTTCGGTCGTATGAATCCCTGGGAGACGCCTGCCGCAAGGCCGGCCCGATCGACGACAAGACGGCGGCCCTGGTCAAGCTGGCGATCGCCGTCGGCACGCGCCACGAGGGGGCGGTGCATTCCCATACACGGCGCTCCATCGAGGCGGGTGCTTCGATCGACGAGTGCCGGCACGTCGTCCTGCTGTCCCTGACGACGATCGGCTTCCCGGCGATGATGGCGGCGCTCTCGTGGGTCGAGGACGTGGCGAAGGACGCGTCGTAG